Sequence from the Cryptococcus neoformans var. grubii H99 chromosome 3, complete sequence genome:
GATTAGCGTCATAACAGAAAAAGTCGCGTCGCTTCATCGGTGAAGGCATTGTATTCGCATGCACCCCATTACTACTGATTTTCGCGGGCGAGCGCAAAGGGTCTGCCGTAGGTTCCTCTTCACGCCCAGTTGTTGCTGTGCTCGGGTTGTCGTGGGCAAGCGGACGTGGCGGGGGGATTTCAGGCTGCCATGAAGTGGTGAAAAGGTCGTTCCTTGAAGAATTGGAGGATGTTCTTGCGATCGGGGAGGCGGTTGTTGCGGTGTCTGGcggggaggagaggatgttgaGGTTGCGCGAGGGCAGCTCGCGGAAGAGCGACATGGCAGAGGCGGAGTTGGTTTGGTTTTATACAGGAAAGCGGAAGAGTGTATGATGAAAAATATTTATTGGTGGGTGAGATGCGTCGGGCCGGTATGAGGATCCGGAAAAGTTATTTATCTCCTCTCCAGAGTCGAGACTGCTACGCGCTGCGCATCCGGGTGGCGTAAAAGCTGTATCTCTCGCAATGGTCATGGACATATGGATgtaaagagaagagaagaggagagagagaaagccAAGAGATAATGCGTGGGCACATGCATGCGTGCAGCATAGGAATGCCCAGCCAAGCTGCGCTCATTACGTCGGATTTTATACCGGGGCCCAGGCTTCCACCGGACGGATAGATTACTGCGTATGCCATAACGACGCGTTAATATCAGTCCAACAACATTACATGCATCATCCATCGCGCGTTGCTCCATGGTACTAACCCTCCAACTAAATGCAAGAATAATGATAATAATCGATAcaccttttttttgcttgTGCGGAAAGAAATCACGTTGTGCGGAAAGAAATGACGGAAGAACACTAATGACGACATTAATCACCTCTGAAAGACATCCAAACCaacttcctctcctctttccgaCCGCCCGcctccgccaccaccattcTCCACCATAGGCGACCGCGGCGGGCTCAATGTCAGTCTCGCCTCCCGTTCGATGTCTGATGTCAGTCGTCGAGCAGTATGAGAAGAATGCGTGGATGATGCGCCCCATTCCGGCGGCGTCCGTGAATTCTTGCGAAAAGTAGCCGCCGAGCTGTTTAGTGCCACAAAAGGAGGTAATTCCGCTGGATGTATTGATTCTGGCGAGGGGGCGTGAGATCGAGTATATCGAGTATCACGCTGTGTGGGAGCTTCCAGCCCTCCGCCCTCGTCTCCGTCCTCGTCTCCATCGTCCGGATATTCCCACCATGTATTTCTAGAATTTCCGCGCTTTATCCCCTGTCTCTCCTTCAAGCTGGCATTACTACTACTACCACCTGCATCCTTACTCTTGCTTATCATCTTTGTCCACATATTTTGTCCCTCGACAGACTTTGTTGGGCTCCCTACGGGACTAGGTGTGGTACTTCCATAACCGTCATACCGAGTCggcgagagaagaggtgatgaaggtggTAAGGCTGTAGATACACCAGTCGCTCTTGCCGAtgtctcctcctcctcctttttcgTCATTCCCCTTGGCGAACCTTCTCCGCTCCGGCGTGCATGTCCATCCAAATCATTCTCCCAGTCGGGTACTCTACTAtacccttcctcttcatcccctgTATCACGTATTCGGCCTTGCTCGTCGGTTTTACCGCCGGCCTTGATGACTTGGTCGACCAGACAAAACTGGACAATGTTCATGAtcaaggggaagatggcCATGACGAAAATGACCTGGACGGAGGGAGAGAAGTACTCGAGCATGTAGTGGCccaaatgaagaagaaggtcggAGATGCGCGGAAGCGTGAgtgggagaaggacgaggagTTTCATtatgatgatggaaaaCACGTAGGTGAGTAGTTGTTTCCACCAACTACATGTGATTAATGGTCAAGTGGTGTTACGATTGAAttgggaaaaggggaaaaggaacTTACaagagagcttgaggaggGTTTCCATATTTACCGCTGATGAATCCGTCATAACCAAGATAGTTTGAGAAGAGCCACGTAAAGAATTTGAGACTGAGAAAAATGATACCGACGCCTGGGCGAATTGTACCAAGTAAGCTTGGCGTGCTTTTACTGCAGACGTGGCACTAATCGTCCCTACACTACTTACCAATAGTGGTGTCGATGAGAACGTTTAGAAAATATAACGAACATGGATTGCTGTTGCCTACTGACGCTACCAGGTCTGATATCTGCATTCCTGCATCAGCTGGATGGCACTCGGCGCGGTGTCGAATACACAACGCACTAATAAGTTGAGAGCATGGACGACGGCCTGCCCGACGAGTTGCTTGCTGACGTCGAGGAACCAAATACGCCATGAGCGTTTCCGCTTTTCGAGTTGTTTTTTAATGACCAAAGAAGCGATGACGAGGACGCCCACTGGTGGATGTGCGGTGTGAGTTGTGGGCGAACAGTGGGGAAGAGACGGGGGCTTACTGAGTGCCTGTACTACGAGGCCTGTTGTTCCGAGCAGCTTGCATCTCTGCGGGTCTGCGGGCGTGTCTGGGGGAGTGTGCGGCGGCCCAACCGGGTCTATGATTGTGGAGTTGTCCGGAAGCATTTGCGGTGGTGCAGAGAGGCGTATGGGAGTGCAGCATCGTGCTGAATACACAATATACGTCGCCTGGGCGGCGCCCGCCGCAGAGCGATAAGCGGGTAAACGTGTTGTGCCTGGATTTGTTGATCCGGGGCTGATTTCCAACGGGGGGGCCTGATTTCCATTCCTTGGCCCCGTTTACAGATATATATTGCACCTGCTCccctctcccccttcccctcccccaTTCCTCCCCCCACAATGCTCAGACTCGCCCGCCCCACCGCGACGCCCTTTGCCGCCCTCACCAAACGCGCACTCGCTACGTCCGCCGTCCTCGCACAGGTACGTCGCCCATTCCACCGTTCACACGCACAGCTCACGCCCACGCCCACGGCAGCAGCTCAAGAAAACGCCGCTCTATGACTTCCACGTCCAGCACAAGGCCAAGATGGTCCCCTTTGCGGGCTACAGCATGCCCTTGAGCTACGGCGAGACAGGGCAGAGTAAGTCTCATCGTCCACCTTTGAGACACAGCACGGCGCTCACACGCCAGTTCCAGTCACCGCCCACAAACACGTCCGGT
This genomic interval carries:
- a CDS encoding vacuolar membrane protein, which gives rise to MLPDNSTIIDPVGPPHTPPDTPADPQRCKLLGTTGLVVQALMGVLVIASLVIKKQLEKRKRSWRIWFLDVSKQLVGQAVVHALNLLISDLVASVGNSNPCSLYFLNVLIDTTIGVGIIFLSLKFFTWLFSNYLGYDGFISGKYGNPPQALFWWKQLLTYVFSIIIMKLLVLLPLTLPRISDLLLHLGHYMLEYFSPSVQVIFVMAIFPLIMNIVQFCLVDQVIKAGGKTDEQGRIRDTGDEEEGYSRVPDWENDLDGHARRSGEGSPRGMTKKEEEETSARATGVSTALPPSSPLLSPTRYDGYGSTTPSPVGSPTKSVEGQNMWTKMISKSKDAGGSSSNASLKERQGIKRGNSRNTWWEYPDDGDEDGDEGGGLEAPTQRDTRYTRSHAPSPESIHPAELPPFVALNSSAATFRKNSRTPPEWGASSTHSSHTARRLTSDIEREARLTLSPPRSPMVENGGGGGGRSERGEEVGLDVFQR